Below is a window of Deltaproteobacteria bacterium DNA.
AGAACTGTACGGTGATCATCTATTTCAACTGCCAACTCGAGGAGTACTCCCCGGACACGCTTTTCCTCGAGTTCATGAACATTTTGTACGGGAACGATTATTGAGCTCGGCGGACAGGTTATGGCCGTCATGGCGGCACATGCAGCCCGAGTGAATTGATCGGCTTGAGGACATGAAAAATCGGCCCCGGAGAATTGTCTCCGGGGCCGTTTGCGTTTTGAGCGAGGCCGGAATCAATAGCTGTAGGTTCCGCTCCGGTAGCTGGCGTCGTGGATGCCGAAGACCACGGTGGTCCAGCGCAGGCAGGTGAAGGATTCAGTGTAGGTCTTTTTGCTGCTCTTCATGATCCGTTCCTTTGTTGGAAACCGTTCTTGCATGCGGGACTATTTTGGGACAAAGTAAAATCGTTTGAGGTTCGGGTCAATACAAGTCGGCGCCGGGTTCCGGATTGTTTTGGCCTGGGATGGACTTCGTCGGCGGTCGGACCGACGTTGCCATCTTCCAAAATCCGGCCAGGAGCAGCCGTGAGCCTGAAAGCCAAAACCGTCACCCTGCTGGCGGCATCCGCCACAATCATTCTAGCCGCCGTCGGACTGGTCCAGTTTTCGGTCCTCAAGGCCAGGACCTTTCATGTCATCGAGACCCAGATCCAGCGGCAGCTCGGGCATCTGGACTTTGCCCTGACCAGGTTCTTGAACGACGTGGAGCACGATCTGTCGGTTCTGGCCTCGGACCCGCGGGTTCGCAGCACCAACGACGAATCCTTCACCTCCTTTCTTCAGGCCGACGAGGCAACGTTTCAATACGATATCGGGCCGGACGAACTGGGAATTATCGACTTGTTTCGGGCCTTCCGCCAGAGCCATCCCCACGTCAATTCCGTGTACATGGGTCGGGAGAACGGGAGCTTCGTCCGTTCTCATCTCCGGGAGCGCCCGACCCGCTACGATCCCCGAGATCGAGCCTGGTACACGCTGGCCCGGGGTTTTCCCGGACATGTCCAGCGGACCCCTCCCTATCGGTCCGTGACCAGCCCGGACGTGAACATCGGCGTTGTCACTGCCCTGGCTGAGGACGACGGGACACTGCTGGGGGTGCTGGGCGCGGACATCACCCTGGGCGGATTGACCGAATACATGTCGGACTTTGTTCTCAGCCACGAAGGGCGGGTGCTTCTTCTGGACGAGGCAGGCATCGTCCTGGTCGCTCCCGATCCGACCTGGCTTTTCTCGCCGGTGACCGAGGCCTTTGCCGACGGGGCCGAGTTGGCCGGGGCCTTGAATGGGAAGCATCTCTTCCTCGAAGGGCCCGCCGGCGGAATGCACGCCTATGTTCACCGGTCTTTGGGAACCGGCTGGACCCTGGTAGGCCTCTTGGACGACAATGTGGTCGGTCGTGATGTCAGGGAAACGGTTTTTCGCAATCTGGCCTTTCTGGCCGCGGCGGTCGTCCTCCTCGGCCTGGCGGCCCTGGTCGGATTGTACCGATCCATCCTGGCCCCGGTGGCCGATTTGACCGAGGGGACCGAGTTCGTTCGGAACAGCGGTGATCTGTCTTTCCGTTTTCCCCAAGGTTCCGACGACGAACTGGGCCGGCTGGCCAGGGCCTTCAATCGGATGCTGGAGCGGCGGCAAGCGGCCGAGGGCGAACTGCGGACCTCGCGTGAGGAACTCCGCAGGGAGCGGGATCTTTTGGATTTGAGGGTCCGGGAGCGGACCCTCGAACTGGAGCGTTCGAACGCGAATCTGACCCGGGAGGTGGCCGAACGGACCAAGGCCGAGGTCGAGGCCAGGGAGGCCAACCAGGCCAAGAGTCTGTTTTTGGCCAATATGAGTCACGAAATCCGGACCCCCATGAACGCCATTCTGGGCTTCACCCAGATTCTGCTCCGAGATCCGAGCGTGGCCGGGGACCATCGCCGTTCCCTGGAGACAGTCCACCGCAGCGGCGAGCATCTGTTGATTCTCCTGAACGACATCCTGGAGATGTCCAAGATCGAGGCTGGAAAGATGGTCCTCAATGTTGAGGACTTTGATCTTTCGGCCTTGCTGGGAGATCTGGGGGCCATGTTCCAGGTTCTGGCCCGTGACAAGGGCCTGACCTTGGAGACGGATTCGGCTCCGGATCTGCCCCGCTGGGTTCGGGGCGACGGACAGAAGCTCCGGCAGGTCCTGAACAATCTTATGGGTAACGCGGTCAAGTTCACGGACCGTGGCGGGGTGGTCCTGCGGGCCTCGCTTCTGGAAGACGATGAGTCCAAGAAGCTGGGCCTGGTCTTTGAGGTCGAAGACACCGGGCCGGGCATTCCCAAAGAATCACTTGAGGCCGTGTTCACCCAGTTCGAGCAGGTGGGGTCCGGAGGGAGTCGCAAAGGCGGCACCGGTCTGGGGCTGGCCATAGCCAAAGCCTATGTCGAACTCATGGGCGGGGAAATGGTGTTGGAGAGCAAGGTTGGTCTGGGGAGCAGGTTCCGGTTTACGGTCCACCTAGAACAGGGGCAGGCCCGCCGGGAATCCACGATCAGGGGGCTGGACCGGCCGGTCCGGTTGCGGTCTGCACAGGGCGAGGTCCGGATCCTGGTGGTGGACGACAACGAGGACAACCGGGAGATCCTGGTCCGCCTTCTGAATGAGGCCGGGTTCGACACCCGGGAGGCAGCCGACGGCCGACAGGCCCTGGAGGCCTGCGGGGAGTGGTTGCCCAACCTGATTCTGCTGGACATGATCATGCCGGTCATGGACGGCTTCGACTTCCTGACCGCCTTTGGCCGTGAGCATGGTCCGGACCTGCCCCCGGTCATCGCCGTGACGGCCAGCGTCCTGGCCTCTCAAAAGGAGCGGGTACTGTCCGCCGGGGCCGTGGGCTTTCTGAAGAAGCCCTTCAAGGCCGAGGAGCTGTTTGAGCTCTTGCGC
It encodes the following:
- a CDS encoding hybrid sensor histidine kinase/response regulator, whose translation is MSLKAKTVTLLAASATIILAAVGLVQFSVLKARTFHVIETQIQRQLGHLDFALTRFLNDVEHDLSVLASDPRVRSTNDESFTSFLQADEATFQYDIGPDELGIIDLFRAFRQSHPHVNSVYMGRENGSFVRSHLRERPTRYDPRDRAWYTLARGFPGHVQRTPPYRSVTSPDVNIGVVTALAEDDGTLLGVLGADITLGGLTEYMSDFVLSHEGRVLLLDEAGIVLVAPDPTWLFSPVTEAFADGAELAGALNGKHLFLEGPAGGMHAYVHRSLGTGWTLVGLLDDNVVGRDVRETVFRNLAFLAAAVVLLGLAALVGLYRSILAPVADLTEGTEFVRNSGDLSFRFPQGSDDELGRLARAFNRMLERRQAAEGELRTSREELRRERDLLDLRVRERTLELERSNANLTREVAERTKAEVEAREANQAKSLFLANMSHEIRTPMNAILGFTQILLRDPSVAGDHRRSLETVHRSGEHLLILLNDILEMSKIEAGKMVLNVEDFDLSALLGDLGAMFQVLARDKGLTLETDSAPDLPRWVRGDGQKLRQVLNNLMGNAVKFTDRGGVVLRASLLEDDESKKLGLVFEVEDTGPGIPKESLEAVFTQFEQVGSGGSRKGGTGLGLAIAKAYVELMGGEMVLESKVGLGSRFRFTVHLEQGQARRESTIRGLDRPVRLRSAQGEVRILVVDDNEDNREILVRLLNEAGFDTREAADGRQALEACGEWLPNLILLDMIMPVMDGFDFLTAFGREHGPDLPPVIAVTASVLASQKERVLSAGAVGFLKKPFKAEELFELLRHHLRIEYEDVEISWQDMASGPVPEDIFRADCSDLDKETLEALRDAALALDVDRLRVLVSELGRERSDLASAILGLLESFRFEELQRLLRLEGDHES